From the Thermoanaerobaculia bacterium genome, the window CGCGAAGTCCCGGGTGGACCTCCCGAAACCCCTCGACCCTCCGGAGGGGCCCTCCTTTTCCGCCGGCGGTCCATAATCCGCCCGTGCTCATCCTCGTCCCTTCGCACGACGACGCCGGGGCCCTGCGCGTCGCGCTGCCCGTGATCCGCGCCGGCATGCGTCCCGGACGCGACCGGCTCGTCGTGATCGCCGACCGGTGCTCCGACGACACCGCGTCGGCGGCGCGCTCGGCGGGAGCGGAGGCGCTCGTGCGCGAAGACGACGCGAGCGGCCCGGGAAAGGGAGGAGCGCTCCGCTTCGCGCTGGCCGCGATCGGCGGCGATCCTCGCGAGCCGGTGGCGATCTTCGACGCGGATTCGGAACCGTCGGCCGGGTTTTTCGAGGCCGCCGAAGCGGCGTGGGCGGGAGGGGCCCGCGCGCTCCAGGGGTTCGTCGATCCGGTGCCGGGCCGATCCCTGCTCTCGCGGATCGCCGCGTACTCGGAGATCGTCTCGCAGCGCATGACCGACCGCCTGCGCGCCTCGCTCGGCTGGGGCGTCCCGCTCCGCGGAACCGGCATGGTGATCGAGCGCGGCCTCCTCTCGGGGGCGCTCGCGCGCTGCGCGACGTTCGTCGAGGATCTCGAGACGACGCTGCTGCTCGCCGCGGACGGCGTGCGAGTCCGGCCGCTCGGCGCGCGGGTTCGCGATCCGAAGCCGGGGAGCGGCGCGGGCGTCGTCCGCCAGCGGGCGCGATGGCTCGCGGGAAATCTCGCGGCGTTCCGCGCGCGAAACGGGGAGATCCGCCGGCTGATGGGGTCGCTCTCGGGCGCGACCCTGGTCGTCGGCCTCTTCGCGAAGCCGCGCTCGCTCTTCTTCTCGGCGCGGCTGATCCTCTTTCTCGCGCTGCTCCCGGCCGCGGGCTCCGCTCCGATCGGCGTCGTCGAGGTCCTGCTCGGGCTCTTCCTCCTGCGGGATCTCGCTCTCCTCTTCGGCGGGCTCGCGGTCGTCGACCGCCCGGGGTTCTATCTCCCGGCGGTGCTCGCCGCGCCGGTCTATCCGCTGGTCTGGGCCGCGGGCGCGGTGCGATCGCTCTCGGCGCGCGGCCGGTGGCTCTCGGCCCGGCGGGGCGCTTGAAGATCCTCTTTCCCTACCTCGCGCGCACGCGCGCCGCCAACTGGAGCCGGTACCAGCAGCTCCTGGCGGCGCGGGCGCGGGCGGGGGACGACGTCACGGTGCTCGAGCCGCCCCCGAGGAAGAGCGACGAGACGAATTACCGGGAAATGGATCTTCCCCTCCCGGCGGGATTCCGGACCGAGGAGGTCGCGCTCCCGCGGGCGTTCTGGGCGATCCGTTTTCCGTTCGACAAGATCGTGAAGAAAGGCGCCTACTCGCTCGCGGCGAATCGCCGCGCACGGGAGATCGGACGGAACGACCCGCCCGACGTCCTCCTCGTCTACAACGTCACGCAGGAGGGCCTGCTCCGGTATCCGGCGCCGGTCGTCTTCGACGTGGCGGACGATCTTCCCGCGATGCTTCGAATCGAAGGGGGAGTGTTCGGCGGGGTTCTGGCCGCCGCCGCCCGAAAGGCGCTCGCGCGGATGGTCGCGGGCGCGAGCCTCGTGACGACGCCCTCCCGAGTGCTGCTGCCCGAGCTCGGACCGGGCGCCGTGTTCGTCCCGAACGGCGTCGATCGCGAGGAGATCGCGGCCGCCAGGAGGAATGCGGCGGAGAACGCCGCCGGGCCGGGAGGCGACGGCCCGATCGGTTTCCTCGGTTCGTTCGAGTACTTCATCGATTTCGATTTCGTGCTCGAGCTCGCCGCGCGCCTTCCGGCTCGCCGCTTTCTCCTGATCGGCGGCGGGCGGCGGTTCGACGAGGTCCGCCGTCGCGTCGCCGGCGGCCGGCTCGGCAACGTCGAGCTCGCGGGGCCGCTCCCGCATCCCCGCGCGCTCGAACGCCTCGCCGCGTGCGCGTTCTCCCTCTGCCCCTTCACCCGGGATGCCGTCGGGGACGGCGCGTCGCCGCTCAAGCTGTTCGAATCGCTGGCGCTGGCCGTTCCCGTGATCGCGACGCGCACCCGGGAAATCCGCGCGGAGGCGCCCGGAAACGTCGTGTTCGCCGACAGCGCCGAGGAGGCCGCTTCGGCCGTCGCCGACGCGGAAGCGCGACCGTCCGAGGATCGCCGCGCTTCGGCGGAGGAGACGGCCGCCCGGGTCCTCTCGGAGCGGAACTGGGATCGGATCGGCGACGAATGGGCGAGGCGGGTCGGCGAGATCTCCCGCACGACCGCGTGACGGATCGCCCGCGCTATTTCCGGTCGGTCTTCTGGATGGGAATGGCGGAATCCGCCGCCCGGCTCGGCAACGTCCTGCTCCAGATCCTGCTCGTCCGGGCCCTCGTGCCCGCCCGGTACGGCGTCTTCGCCTATGCCTACTCGCTCTTCCTGCTCGTCATTTCGCTGACGAGCCTCGGCATCGCCGAGGCCTTCATCCGGGAGGGCGCGATCCGCGGCGAAAGGATCGGCGCGATCCTGTCGGAACACTTTTCGCTCCGCGCGATTTCGGCGCTCTTCGCCGCGGTCGTGATCGCGGCGGTCGCCGCCGCCGGCCGAGCCGACGGGCCCGTGATCCTCGCCGTCGGCGCCTACCTGCTCTTTCGATCGCTCACGAGTTTTCTGGCGACGGTCTTCCGCGCGCGGGAAGTCATCTGGAAGGAGTTCGTCCTGAGGTCCGCGGAGACGGCCGTGATCGTCGGAGTGGGGGCGGCCGCCCTCGCGCTCCGCTGGTCGCTCCCGCGCGTCGTCTGGGCTCTCGCCGCCGCGGGCGCCGCGTGCCTCGCGGGGGCCATCGTCGGATTTCGCGCGCTCCTCCCGGAGTTCTCGTGGCAGCTTCCGGCGGGGGCGTTCCGGCGCATGGCCGCCGCGGCGCCCTACGGCCTGCCGCTGGTCGCCGGAGGCTGGCTCCTCCGCATCGACGTGGTGTTCTTCCAGCAGCTCGGCCGCGACCCGGAGCGGACGGCCTATTTCGCGTCCGCCGTGACCCTCGTCCTCGCGGCGGCTCTCGCGCCGGGCGTCGCGGCCGCCGCCGTGTACCCGACGCTCTCGCGCCGGGGGAGCGGAAAGGAGGCCGGAATCGGCCGCCTGTTCGCCGCGTTCGCCGCCGCGGGGGTTTTGATGGCCGCCGTCCTCGTCGCGGCGGCCCGGCCGCTCGTCCGCATCGCCTACGGCGCCGCCTACGCGCCGGCTGCGGGATGGCTCGCCCGGATCGCGCCCTTCCTGGTCTTTCTTTCCCCCGCGATGTTCGCCGCGACGGTGCTCGCCGCCCGCGGGCGCTCCGTCGTTCTCTGGGCGGTGCTGCTCGTCCCGCTCGCCGGGGTCGCGGCTTCCGACGCCCTCTGCTTTCCGGCGCACCCGGGCGCCGTCGTCCCGACCACGATCGCCTGGGAAGCCCTGGCCTGCGCCTGCGCCGTGGGATTCTGCGGCTTGAGCGCGCGGCGCTCAAGCTCAGCGTAATCAACTGATCTGATTCACGATATTCGTCTTGACAGCACCCCGGCCGTCCGGCCATAATTAGCACTCGTAATCGGGGAGTGCTAACAGGTTCGCGACCGAATCTCAGAGAAAACCGGTCATGCCGGATATGTCAACGAAAGGAGAAGTGGGTATGAAGATTCGACCTCTGTACGACAGGATCCTCGTCAAGCGGATCGAGGAGAAGGAAATCAAGCGCGGCGGGATCATCATCCCGGATACCGCGAAGGAAAAGCCGATGGAGGCGGAAGTCGTCTCCGTCGGAAAGGGAAAGATCAACGAAGAAGGAAAGATCACGCCCCTCGACGTCAAGAAGGGGGACCGGATCCTGATCGGCAAGTACGCCGGCCAGGAGATCAAGATCGAGGACGTCGAACATCTGATCATGCGGGAAGACGAAGTTCTCGCGGTCATCGAGAAGTAAGGAGAAGACACCATGGCTGCAAAGATGATTCTGTACGGTGAGGACGCCCGCCAGCGTGTCCTCCGCGGCGTGAACAAGCTTGCCGACGCCGTCAAGGTGACGCTCGGCCCGAAGGGCCGCAACGTCGTTCTCGAGAAGAAGTTCGGCTCGCCGACGATCACCAAGGACGGCGTGACCGTCGCCAAGGAGATCGAGCTCGAGGATTCGCTCGAGAACATGGGCGCGCAGATGGTGCGCGAAGTCGCGTCGAAGACCTCCGACGTCGCCGGCGACGGCACGACGACCGCGACGGTCCTCGCGCAGGCGATCTACCGGGAGGGCTCGAAGAACGTGACCGCGGGCGCCAACCCGATGGAGTTGAAGCGCGGCATCGACATCGCCGTCCGGGCGGCGGTCGACCACATCGACAAGATCAAGACCGAGGTCCAGGGCAAGGACATCGCCCACGTCGGCACGATCTCCGCCAACAACGACGCCGAGATCGGCCGCATCATCGCCGAAGCGATGGACAAGGTCGGCAAGGACGGCGTGATCACGGTCGAAGAGGCGAAGGGCCTCGAGACCACGCTCGAAGTCGTCGAAGGCATGCAGTTCGACCGCGGCTATCTCTCGCCCTACTTCATCACCGACGCGGAGCGGATGGAGTGCGTGCTCGAGAACGCCAAGGTCCTCCTCTTCGAAAAGAAGATCTCCAACATGAAGGACCTGCTCCCGATCCTCGAGCAGGTGGCCAAGCAGGGCAAGCCGTTCCTCATCATCGCGGAGGAGGTCGAGGGCGAGGCGCTCGCGACCCTCGTCGTCAACAAGCTGCGCGGAACGCTCCAGGTGGCCGCCGTCAAGGCCCCGGGCTTCGGCGATCGCCGCAAGGCGATGCTCGAGGACATCGCGATCCTCACCGGCGGGAAGCTGATCTCCGAGGACCTCGGAATCAAGCTCGAGAGCGTCAAGTGGGAAGACCTCGGCTCCGCCAAGAAGGTCACGGTCGACAAGGAGAACACGACGATCGTCACCGACACCTCCGACAAGAAGAAGAAGGAAGCCATCGCCGGACGGGTCAAGCAGATCCGCACCCAGATCGACGAGACGACCTCCGACTACGACCGCGAGAAGCTCCAGGAGCGGCTCGCGAAGCTCGTCGGCGGCGTCGCGGTCATCAAGGTCGGAGCGGCGACCGAAACCGAGATGAAGGAAAAGAAGGCCCGCGTCGAGGACGCGATGCACGCCACGAAGGCGGCCGTCGAGGACGGAATCGTCCCGGGGGGCGGCGTGGCCCTGTTCCGCGCGATCGAAGCGGTCTCCCGTTCGACGAAGGATTCCACCGGCGACGTGAAGATCGGCATCCAGATCATCAAGCGCGCCCTCGAGGAGCCTCTCCGGCAGATCGTCCACAACGCCGGGCTCGAGGGCTCGGTCATCATCAACGAGATCCGGGAGAAGGGCGCCAACTTCGGCCTGAACGCCGCGACCGAAAAGGTCGAGGACATGGTCAAGTCGGGAATCATCGATCCCGCGAAGGTCACGAAGAACGCGCTCCAGAACGCGGCGTCGATCGCCGGCCTGATGCTCACCACGGAAGCCCTCGTCTCCGAGATCAAGGAGAAGGACAAGGCTCCCGCGGGCGGCGGCATGCCGGGCGGAATGGGCGGCGGCATGGGCGGCATGTACTGATCTCGTCCGGAGACGGGCGTCCGGAAGCACGAGCTCCCGGCGCCGAGTCGAAATCTCAAGGCCCCGGCTTCGCCGGGGCCTTTTTTCTGGGCGTCCGCGGATGATCTCCGTCGGGCGGATGTCGGCGCCGGGCGCATCGGATCGCCGGGCGAAGCCGATGGCCATCCCGAGGCGCCCCCCGGGCGGGGGCGCCGGACATCCGTTCTATCATCGAGGCCCCGATGCAGAAACGAACGGTGGACAGGCCCGTGTGGCGCTGGGCGGCGGTCGCCGGCGACGCCGCGGCGGCCCTCGCGGCGCTCGCGC encodes:
- a CDS encoding glycosyltransferase; translated protein: MLILVPSHDDAGALRVALPVIRAGMRPGRDRLVVIADRCSDDTASAARSAGAEALVREDDASGPGKGGALRFALAAIGGDPREPVAIFDADSEPSAGFFEAAEAAWAGGARALQGFVDPVPGRSLLSRIAAYSEIVSQRMTDRLRASLGWGVPLRGTGMVIERGLLSGALARCATFVEDLETTLLLAADGVRVRPLGARVRDPKPGSGAGVVRQRARWLAGNLAAFRARNGEIRRLMGSLSGATLVVGLFAKPRSLFFSARLILFLALLPAAGSAPIGVVEVLLGLFLLRDLALLFGGLAVVDRPGFYLPAVLAAPVYPLVWAAGAVRSLSARGRWLSARRGA
- a CDS encoding glycosyltransferase codes for the protein MALGPAGRLKILFPYLARTRAANWSRYQQLLAARARAGDDVTVLEPPPRKSDETNYREMDLPLPAGFRTEEVALPRAFWAIRFPFDKIVKKGAYSLAANRRAREIGRNDPPDVLLVYNVTQEGLLRYPAPVVFDVADDLPAMLRIEGGVFGGVLAAAARKALARMVAGASLVTTPSRVLLPELGPGAVFVPNGVDREEIAAARRNAAENAAGPGGDGPIGFLGSFEYFIDFDFVLELAARLPARRFLLIGGGRRFDEVRRRVAGGRLGNVELAGPLPHPRALERLAACAFSLCPFTRDAVGDGASPLKLFESLALAVPVIATRTREIRAEAPGNVVFADSAEEAASAVADAEARPSEDRRASAEETAARVLSERNWDRIGDEWARRVGEISRTTA
- a CDS encoding oligosaccharide flippase family protein → MGEAGRRDLPHDRVTDRPRYFRSVFWMGMAESAARLGNVLLQILLVRALVPARYGVFAYAYSLFLLVISLTSLGIAEAFIREGAIRGERIGAILSEHFSLRAISALFAAVVIAAVAAAGRADGPVILAVGAYLLFRSLTSFLATVFRAREVIWKEFVLRSAETAVIVGVGAAALALRWSLPRVVWALAAAGAACLAGAIVGFRALLPEFSWQLPAGAFRRMAAAAPYGLPLVAGGWLLRIDVVFFQQLGRDPERTAYFASAVTLVLAAALAPGVAAAAVYPTLSRRGSGKEAGIGRLFAAFAAAGVLMAAVLVAAARPLVRIAYGAAYAPAAGWLARIAPFLVFLSPAMFAATVLAARGRSVVLWAVLLVPLAGVAASDALCFPAHPGAVVPTTIAWEALACACAVGFCGLSARRSSSA
- a CDS encoding co-chaperone GroES, yielding MKIRPLYDRILVKRIEEKEIKRGGIIIPDTAKEKPMEAEVVSVGKGKINEEGKITPLDVKKGDRILIGKYAGQEIKIEDVEHLIMREDEVLAVIEK
- the groL gene encoding chaperonin GroEL (60 kDa chaperone family; promotes refolding of misfolded polypeptides especially under stressful conditions; forms two stacked rings of heptamers to form a barrel-shaped 14mer; ends can be capped by GroES; misfolded proteins enter the barrel where they are refolded when GroES binds) gives rise to the protein MAAKMILYGEDARQRVLRGVNKLADAVKVTLGPKGRNVVLEKKFGSPTITKDGVTVAKEIELEDSLENMGAQMVREVASKTSDVAGDGTTTATVLAQAIYREGSKNVTAGANPMELKRGIDIAVRAAVDHIDKIKTEVQGKDIAHVGTISANNDAEIGRIIAEAMDKVGKDGVITVEEAKGLETTLEVVEGMQFDRGYLSPYFITDAERMECVLENAKVLLFEKKISNMKDLLPILEQVAKQGKPFLIIAEEVEGEALATLVVNKLRGTLQVAAVKAPGFGDRRKAMLEDIAILTGGKLISEDLGIKLESVKWEDLGSAKKVTVDKENTTIVTDTSDKKKKEAIAGRVKQIRTQIDETTSDYDREKLQERLAKLVGGVAVIKVGAATETEMKEKKARVEDAMHATKAAVEDGIVPGGGVALFRAIEAVSRSTKDSTGDVKIGIQIIKRALEEPLRQIVHNAGLEGSVIINEIREKGANFGLNAATEKVEDMVKSGIIDPAKVTKNALQNAASIAGLMLTTEALVSEIKEKDKAPAGGGMPGGMGGGMGGMY